A window from Cryptomeria japonica chromosome 1, Sugi_1.0, whole genome shotgun sequence encodes these proteins:
- the LOC131071960 gene encoding UDP-glycosyltransferase 85A1, translating to MEMNALHAVIVPYPAQGTINPLLNLAHLLSSRGVFITFINTEWSHRCMSKAADKDNDDHNSTSTFRFLSIPDGLPPDRGRLSNPAERVIAIENLGPVLEHHLRCGLPEGTPPITCIIAESFMSCTLQVANNMGVPRVIFWPMCAASSIAQCNSNLLLSRGHIPVKVEESKRADKVITCLPGNLPPLLPSDLCSFYRTTDTSDFYFQWFLRESQFQSKADYVLVNTFDELEAPQTVSALSCNGCPALAVGPVFLPNFLEGKDVSKQASLLEQDESCLKWLDTQQPESVIYVSFGSLAVLSNEQLEELAVGLEKSEHPFLWVLRMDIAGGTPATLPEGFEERTKDRGVIVKWAPQVKVLSHTSVGGFLTHCGWNSTLESMSMGIPMLGWPHFSDQFLDCRFCKDVWKIGIDLEGVDAGENVVVRREEIEKGVRRLMEGKEAEELRKRGMELKEATFKAAGENVVVRREEIEKGVRRLMEGKEAEELRKRSMELKEAAFKAVGEGGSSFLNLNRFIQDMMQLPNGEL from the exons ATGGAGATGAATGCCCTGCACGCAGTGATAGTACCTTACCCTGCGCAAGGCACTATCAATCCTCTCCTCAATTTGGCTCACCTCCTCTCTTCAAGAGGGGTTTTCATCACCTTCATCAACACTGAGTGGAGTCACAGGTGCATGTCCAAAGCAGCTGATAAAGATAATGATGATCACAACTCCACCTCCACATTCAGGTTTCTCAGCATTCCAGATGGGTTGCCGCCAGATCGTGGTCGTCTCTCCAATCCTGCCGAGCGCGTAATCGCGATAGAAAATCTTGGCCCAGTGTTGGAGCATCATCTGCGATGCGGCTTACCGGAGGGAACTCCTCCCATCACTTGCATTATAGCAGAATCTTTTATGTCTTGCACTCTTCAAGTAGCCAACAACATGGGAGTGCCCCGAGTGATCTTCTGGCCGATGTGCGCCGCCTCTTCTATTGCTCAGTGCAACTCCAACCTTCTCCTCTCCCGCGGACATATTCCTGTCAAAG TCGAGGAATCGAAGAGGGCGGATAAAGTGATCACTTGCTTGCCCGGTAATCTTCCGCCTCTGTTGCCGAGTGACCTGTGTTCCTTCTATCGCACTACCGATACATCGGACTTTTACTTCCAGTGGTTTCTGCGTGAGTCTCAATTCCAAAGTAAGGCAGACTATGTGCTGGTCAACACGTTCGATGAGTTGGAAGCCCCTCAAACTGTAAGCGCGCTGTCCTGTAATGGCTGCCCTGCTTTGGCAGTAGGGCCTGTATTTCTTCCCAATTTCCTGGAAGGAAAAGATGTGAGCAAGCAAGCGAGTCTTTTGGAGCAGGACGAGAGCTGTCTGAAATGGCTGGACACCCAACAGCCAGAATCTGTGATCTATGTTTCCTTCGGCAGCCTCGCCGTTTTATCGAACGAGCAGCTGGAGGAGTTGGCAGTGGGGCTGGAGAAGAGCGAGCACCCTTTTCTGTGGGTTCTGCGAATGGATATTGCGGGAGGTACGCCTGCAACTCTGCCGGAGGGTTTTGAAGAGAGGACCAAGGATCGGGGAGTGATTGTGAAATGGGCGCCTCAGGTGAAGGTTTTGTCTCACACTTCCGTAGGAGGGTTTCTCACCCACTGCGGGTGGAACTCGACTTTGGAGAGCATGAGCATGGGAATTCCAATGCTTGGATGGCCCCATTTCTCTGACCAGTTTCTGGACTGCCGTTTCTGCAAGGATGTGTGGAAAATTGGCATTGACTTGGAAGGCGTGGACGCTGGTGAAAATGTGGTGGTTAGAAGGGAGGAGATAGAGAAAGGCGTGAGGAGACTAATGGAGGGTAAGGAAGCGGAGGAGCTCAGAAAAAGGGGCATGGAGTTGAAAGAGGCGACATTTAAAGCGGCTGGTGAAAATGTGGTGGTTAGAAGGGAGGAGATAGAGAAAGGCGTGAGGAGACTAATGGAGGGTAAGGAAGCGGAGGAGCTGAGAAAAAGGAGCATGGAGTTGAAAGAGGCGGCATTTAAAGCGGTTGGGGAGGGAGGTTCTTCCTTTCTCAATCTGAACAGGTTTATTCAAGACATGATGCAACTTCCAAATGGAGAACTGTAG